In Romboutsia lituseburensis, a genomic segment contains:
- the glmU gene encoding bifunctional UDP-N-acetylglucosamine diphosphorylase/glucosamine-1-phosphate N-acetyltransferase GlmU, with translation MNFKAVILAAGKGTRMKSKFPKVIHQVCGKEMVNHVIDVCKKSGVSDIVTILGHESDAVKERLPEGTMIAMQTEQLGTGHAVIMAKEYINDEDTIVVLCGDTPLVKEETLKRLFDYHINHGYQATVLTTEVDNPTGYGRIIRDENKDLLKIVEQKDANEEEKKAKEINSGIYCFNGKSLRESLDLLDNNNAQGEYYLTDTIKIMRDKAQKVGAYNGSTIEELMGVNSRVELSRAEEIMRRRINESHMVNGVTIIDVNSTYIESDVEIGNDTIVYPGAMLKGRTNIGSSCTIGMNSCITNSQIGDYTEVVNSTIIDSKVGENTTVGPYAYLRPKSDIGNNVKIGDFVEVKNATIEDNSKASHLSYIGDAHVGKNVNIGCGVVFVNYDGKNKFKSVVKDGAFIGSNSNLVAPVTVEEKGYVATGSTITDDVPKSALAIARQRQVIKEGWVEKKDQKNKK, from the coding sequence ATGAACTTTAAAGCTGTAATCCTTGCTGCAGGTAAGGGAACAAGAATGAAGTCTAAATTTCCAAAAGTAATACATCAAGTATGTGGAAAAGAAATGGTTAACCATGTAATAGATGTATGTAAAAAATCAGGAGTTAGCGACATAGTAACAATATTAGGTCATGAAAGTGATGCAGTAAAAGAAAGATTGCCTGAAGGCACTATGATAGCAATGCAAACTGAACAATTAGGAACAGGTCATGCTGTTATAATGGCTAAAGAATATATAAATGATGAAGATACAATCGTAGTATTATGCGGAGACACACCTTTAGTTAAAGAAGAAACTTTAAAAAGATTATTTGACTATCATATAAATCATGGATACCAAGCAACTGTACTTACAACAGAAGTTGATAACCCAACAGGATACGGAAGAATAATAAGAGATGAGAATAAAGATTTACTTAAAATAGTAGAGCAAAAAGATGCTAATGAAGAAGAAAAGAAAGCTAAAGAAATAAACTCAGGAATTTACTGTTTCAATGGGAAGAGTTTAAGAGAATCTTTAGATTTATTAGATAATAATAATGCTCAAGGAGAATACTACTTAACAGACACTATAAAAATAATGAGAGATAAAGCTCAAAAAGTAGGTGCTTACAATGGTTCAACAATAGAAGAACTAATGGGAGTAAACTCAAGAGTAGAACTTTCACGAGCAGAAGAAATCATGAGAAGAAGAATAAATGAATCTCATATGGTAAATGGAGTTACTATAATAGATGTAAATTCAACATATATAGAATCTGATGTTGAAATAGGAAATGATACTATAGTATATCCAGGGGCAATGCTTAAAGGAAGAACAAACATAGGATCAAGTTGTACAATAGGAATGAACTCATGTATAACAAATTCACAAATTGGTGATTATACAGAAGTGGTAAACTCAACTATAATAGATAGTAAAGTAGGCGAAAATACAACAGTTGGTCCATATGCGTATTTAAGACCAAAAAGTGACATAGGAAACAATGTTAAGATAGGAGACTTCGTAGAAGTTAAAAATGCTACAATAGAGGATAACTCAAAAGCATCACATCTTTCATATATTGGAGATGCACATGTTGGTAAAAATGTTAATATAGGATGTGGAGTAGTATTTGTAAACTACGATGGTAAAAATAAATTTAAATCTGTAGTTAAGGATGGAGCATTCATAGGCTCAAATTCTAATTTAGTTGCGCCGGTAACGGTAGAGGAAAAAGGATATGTAGCTACAGGTTCAACTATAACAGATGATGTTCCAAAATCAGCATTAGCAATAGCTAGACAAAGACAGGTCATCAAAGAAGGTTGGGTAGAGAAAAAAGATCAAAAAAATAAAAAGTAG
- a CDS encoding IS3 family transposase, with product MCKVLKVSRAGYYKYLAHTPSKREIENKALKECIQDIHSQFRQCYGYRRVKCELDARGIIVNHKRVYRLMKECNLSGKHHRKNMETIRKLKKS from the coding sequence ATGTGTAAAGTATTAAAGGTATCACGCGCTGGGTATTATAAATATCTTGCACATACTCCGAGTAAACGAGAAATTGAAAATAAGGCATTAAAAGAATGTATACAAGATATACACAGTCAATTCAGACAATGTTATGGATATCGTAGAGTAAAATGCGAACTAGATGCAAGAGGTATCATCGTTAACCATAAAAGGGTTTATAGGTTAATGAAGGAATGTAATCTATCTGGAAAACACCATAGAAAAAACATGGAAACTATAAGAAAGTTAAAGAAGAGTTAA
- a CDS encoding transposase: MSYKEQRKEKVEQYLNEIKDIPKDDIVYIDETDIQGYIYREYARAPRGVKVYDKILGKKYKRTNIVAYKCGDKIVSPLVYDVTMDSHFFEAWFKDMFLKAIEENKVIVMDNASFHSKKVLYELCSNANKNLKLLFLPPYSPELNPIEKYWAVLKRKIKKINKNDEGFIERIYKLF; encoded by the coding sequence ATTTCATATAAAGAGCAACGCAAAGAAAAGGTAGAACAGTATTTAAATGAAATAAAAGATATACCAAAAGATGATATAGTATATATTGATGAGACAGATATACAAGGATATATTTACAGAGAATACGCAAGAGCACCAAGAGGTGTAAAGGTATATGATAAAATACTAGGTAAGAAGTACAAAAGAACAAATATAGTAGCATATAAATGTGGAGATAAAATTGTATCTCCTCTAGTTTATGATGTAACAATGGATAGCCACTTTTTTGAAGCGTGGTTTAAAGATATGTTTTTAAAAGCTATTGAAGAAAATAAAGTTATTGTTATGGATAATGCATCTTTTCATAGTAAAAAAGTATTATATGAATTATGTAGTAATGCTAATAAAAATTTAAAACTACTTTTCTTGCCACCATATTCTCCTGAATTAAATCCGATAGAAAAATATTGGGCTGTTCTAAAAAGAAAAATCAAAAAAATTAATAAAAATGATGAAGGCTTTATAGAGAGAATTTACAAACTATTCTAA
- a CDS encoding transposase: MPRKKYTKEFKIQVVKQVIEEGKKITEIAKELELPRDMVYRWITEYEANGDEAFSGHGNARINSEFEIKKLKNQIESIQKECEILKKYSTFLKEQNSKSFNL, from the coding sequence ATGCCAAGAAAAAAATATACTAAAGAATTTAAAATACAAGTTGTTAAACAAGTTATTGAGGAAGGTAAAAAAATAACAGAAATAGCTAAAGAATTAGAACTACCTAGAGATATGGTCTATAGATGGATAACTGAATATGAAGCCAATGGTGATGAAGCCTTTTCTGGTCATGGAAATGCTCGTATAAATAGTGAATTTGAGATTAAAAAATTAAAAAATCAAATTGAATCTATACAAAAGGAATGTGAAATTCTAAAAAAGTATTCTACCTTTCTCAAGGAACAAAACAGCAAAAGTTTCAATTTATAA
- a CDS encoding type IV pilus twitching motility protein PilT, whose product MNIFNLLEIAVELGASDLHITVDSPPIARIKGSFVKLRETSLTEQDTEIMAREITGQKKLKILENKGEVDLSVSLPSGDRFRVNAYKQRGKYAIAIRTITSQIPSFKALGLPDIIATFAEKHKGLILVTGPTGSGKSTTLASLIDIINSTQERHIITLEDPIEYVHNHKKGIVNQREVGSDTESFHAALRATLRQDPDVILVGEMRDPETVSIALTAAETGHLVFSTLHTVGSAKTIDRIVDIFSAEQQQQIRTQLSTVCEGVISQQLIQTIDGINRVAALEVMIATPAIRNLIRENKTYQIQNIIQTSSKLGMQSMDQELVNLYRQGRISRDSVLSRCSDYEYTSRLVDGMNY is encoded by the coding sequence ATGAATATATTTAATTTATTAGAAATAGCAGTAGAATTAGGAGCATCTGATTTACATATAACAGTTGATAGCCCTCCTATAGCGAGGATAAAAGGGAGCTTTGTAAAGCTAAGAGAAACCAGTTTAACAGAGCAAGATACAGAAATTATGGCCAGGGAAATAACTGGTCAGAAAAAATTAAAAATATTAGAAAATAAAGGTGAGGTAGATTTATCAGTATCATTACCAAGTGGAGACCGATTTAGAGTGAATGCATATAAGCAAAGAGGTAAATATGCTATTGCAATAAGAACAATAACGTCGCAAATTCCTTCGTTTAAAGCATTGGGATTGCCAGATATTATTGCTACATTTGCAGAAAAACATAAAGGATTAATTCTAGTAACAGGACCAACGGGTAGTGGTAAGAGTACTACTTTAGCTAGCTTAATAGATATAATAAACTCAACGCAAGAAAGGCATATAATAACATTAGAAGATCCTATAGAATATGTACATAATCATAAAAAGGGTATTGTTAATCAAAGAGAAGTCGGGAGTGATACAGAAAGCTTTCATGCAGCATTAAGGGCAACACTTAGACAAGATCCAGATGTTATCTTAGTTGGAGAAATGCGTGATCCAGAGACTGTATCAATAGCACTTACAGCTGCGGAAACAGGACATTTAGTTTTTTCGACACTACATACAGTAGGATCAGCAAAAACAATAGATAGAATTGTTGATATATTTTCAGCAGAACAGCAACAACAAATTAGAACTCAGTTATCTACTGTTTGTGAAGGAGTTATTTCTCAACAACTAATACAAACAATAGATGGCATAAATAGAGTAGCAGCTTTAGAAGTTATGATAGCAACACCAGCTATAAGAAATTTAATAAGAGAAAATAAAACTTACCAAATACAAAATATAATTCAGACTAGCTCTAAGTTAGGAATGCAATCTATGGATCAAGAGCTTGTTAATTTATATAGACAAGGAAGAATTTCTAGAGACAGTGTTTTAAGCAGATGCTCTGATTATGAATATACATCTAGATTAGTTGATGGTATGAATTATTAA
- a CDS encoding IS630 transposase-related protein — MINNIRYDINYKMRAVEYQIEGHTYKETCKVFKISETTLTRWIKKAKENNLENKIPERKPKKIYPEKLVKYINENPDAYLVEIAEEFNCTEGAVRKALKKFK; from the coding sequence ATCATTAACAATATAAGATACGATATAAATTATAAAATGAGAGCCGTAGAATACCAAATTGAAGGACATACATATAAAGAAACTTGCAAAGTTTTTAAAATATCAGAAACAACACTAACAAGATGGATAAAAAAAGCAAAGGAGAATAATTTAGAGAATAAAATACCTGAAAGAAAACCAAAAAAAATTTATCCAGAAAAGCTAGTTAAATATATAAATGAAAATCCAGATGCATATTTAGTAGAAATTGCAGAAGAATTTAATTGCACAGAAGGTGCAGTAAGAAAAGCATTAAAGAAATTTAAATAA
- a CDS encoding ribose-phosphate diphosphokinase: MNTSGSEIKILAGNSSKELAQKIADHIGVPVADCEVGTFSDGEISVNITETVRGCDVFVVQSTNSPVNDNLMELLIMIDALRRASAGRVTAVIPYYGYARQDRKAKARDPITAKLVANLITAAGADRVLTMDLHAAQIQGYFDIPLDHLQGGNILADYFNTKKIEDLVVVSPDLGSVTRSRKFANGLDGDVPIAIIDKRRPKANVCEVMNIIGDVKGKNVILLDDMIDTAGTIVNAANALKEFGAKDVYACCTHGVLSGPAIERIEGSAIDELIVLDTIQLPEEKKIDKIQVKTVAPLFGDAIKKIFANESVSKLF; this comes from the coding sequence ATGAACACTAGCGGAAGCGAAATCAAAATACTTGCAGGAAATTCATCAAAAGAATTAGCTCAAAAGATAGCTGATCACATAGGAGTACCAGTGGCAGATTGTGAAGTTGGAACTTTTAGTGACGGGGAAATAAGCGTAAACATAACTGAAACAGTAAGAGGTTGTGATGTTTTCGTTGTTCAATCAACTAATAGTCCAGTAAATGATAATTTAATGGAATTATTAATAATGATAGATGCATTAAGAAGAGCATCAGCAGGAAGGGTAACAGCAGTTATTCCTTACTACGGATATGCAAGACAAGATAGAAAAGCTAAGGCAAGAGATCCAATCACAGCTAAATTAGTTGCAAACTTAATTACAGCTGCTGGAGCAGATAGAGTGTTAACAATGGATTTACATGCTGCTCAGATTCAAGGATACTTCGATATACCACTAGATCACTTACAAGGTGGAAATATATTAGCAGATTACTTCAACACTAAGAAGATAGAAGACTTAGTAGTAGTATCTCCTGATTTAGGAAGTGTTACAAGATCTAGAAAATTTGCTAATGGATTAGACGGAGATGTTCCAATAGCTATAATAGACAAAAGAAGACCTAAGGCTAACGTATGTGAAGTAATGAACATAATAGGTGATGTCAAAGGTAAGAATGTTATATTATTAGACGATATGATAGATACAGCTGGTACTATAGTTAATGCAGCTAATGCACTTAAAGAATTTGGTGCTAAAGATGTGTATGCTTGTTGTACTCATGGTGTATTATCAGGTCCTGCTATAGAAAGAATAGAAGGTTCTGCTATAGATGAGTTAATAGTACTTGATACTATACAACTTCCAGAAGAAAAGAAAATAGATAAGATTCAAGTAAAAACAGTTGCTCCTTTATTTGGAGATGCGATAAAGAAAATTTTTGCTAACGAATCAGTTAGTAAATTATTCTAA
- a CDS encoding type II secretion system protein: MVKKDNKGVTLLELLVSLAIISFLIFAFFRVINSTKRIDIKNDRDIKVINIAQSQIEDLRIQIKSLGESDKLKIQDKDIYIKDIGKIYFKRVNYEKNIENQTYKVDVNLKKTNAGKDLYLFEIEIGVSLKDNYFSKRHTVIKTKILSNKGSIREEDEGNDVQGENYLNYCLSKAFNVFSQLPDKTLSNLISIDKIIGNKTLIDMSKEEKIDILSMMFQVEKIIRETEKNIIQTNENKYFDLLYEGKYYIKASKYTLETLNKKMDEELNESHRLNWLNTHNIFIQNYTLNIQKLHNDLWIYGLPSEYNH; encoded by the coding sequence TTGGTTAAAAAAGATAATAAAGGGGTTACGTTGCTAGAGCTATTAGTATCTTTAGCTATTATAAGTTTTTTAATTTTTGCATTTTTTAGAGTTATAAATAGTACTAAAAGGATAGATATAAAAAATGATAGAGATATAAAAGTCATTAATATAGCACAGAGCCAAATAGAAGATTTACGTATCCAGATAAAATCATTAGGTGAAAGCGATAAGTTAAAGATACAAGATAAAGATATTTACATAAAAGATATTGGTAAAATATATTTTAAAAGGGTTAACTATGAAAAAAATATTGAAAATCAGACTTATAAAGTTGATGTAAATCTAAAAAAAACTAATGCAGGTAAAGACTTGTATTTATTTGAAATTGAAATAGGAGTAAGCCTTAAGGATAATTATTTTAGTAAGAGACATACAGTTATTAAAACAAAGATTTTAAGTAATAAAGGTTCTATTCGTGAAGAAGATGAAGGCAATGATGTACAAGGCGAAAATTACTTGAATTATTGTTTAAGCAAAGCGTTTAATGTATTTTCTCAATTACCTGATAAGACATTAAGTAACTTAATATCAATTGATAAAATTATAGGAAATAAAACTCTTATAGATATGTCTAAGGAAGAGAAAATAGATATACTTAGTATGATGTTTCAAGTTGAAAAAATAATAAGAGAAACTGAAAAAAACATAATTCAAACAAATGAAAATAAATATTTTGATTTATTATACGAAGGAAAGTATTATATTAAAGCTAGTAAATACACATTAGAAACATTAAATAAAAAAATGGATGAAGAATTAAATGAATCTCATAGATTAAACTGGTTGAATACTCATAATATATTTATACAGAATTATACTTTAAATATACAAAAACTTCATAATGATTTATGGATATATGGTTTACCTAGTGAATATAATCATTAA
- a CDS encoding IS3 family transposase, translating into MLSTITITYIPTSEGFLYLMAYMDVYSRKIVVWSMDKNMREQLVIDALESAIWRENPKADLIVHTARGSQFIRKRYQSQIDKYGIVASMSKPGNPYDNAIMESFNKSLKTEMFDNKNTYRTREDAKKAIFEYIELFYNRKRRHSALGYVSPIEFENLNPTK; encoded by the coding sequence ATTCTAAGTACGATTACTATAACATATATTCCAACAAGTGAAGGCTTTTTATATTTAATGGCTTATATGGATGTATATAGTCGTAAAATTGTTGTCTGGTCTATGGATAAAAATATGAGAGAACAATTAGTAATAGATGCATTAGAATCAGCTATATGGAGAGAAAATCCTAAAGCAGATCTTATAGTTCATACTGCTAGAGGATCTCAATTTATTAGAAAAAGGTATCAAAGTCAAATTGATAAATATGGTATTGTTGCAAGTATGAGTAAACCTGGTAACCCTTATGATAATGCAATTATGGAATCCTTTAATAAGTCCTTAAAAACAGAAATGTTTGATAATAAAAATACATATCGTACTAGAGAAGATGCTAAAAAAGCTATATTTGAATACATTGAGTTATTTTATAATAGAAAAAGAAGACATTCTGCACTTGGATATGTATCTCCTATAGAATTTGAAAATTTAAACCCGACTAAGTAG